Sequence from the Parvicella tangerina genome:
AAAGGATGAACTTCTACTGGAAAAGTTAGGAATGGGGTTGAGTGATTTACAGCACCGAGATGAACAACTTCAAAAAGAGTACATCCTTAAAAATGGACTGAAGCAAATTGACTTTGCTAAAGAGCGAGAGGACCTTAATGAGATCATAAGTCAATTGAATACCAAGGTGAGTGAAATGCATCGCAATTATCATCCAATGATTGAAGCAGAAAGAGCAAAAATTGAAAAGTTTATAAACAAACTTGAGGTCAGAGCCATGCGTGATGCAAAATTTAGAGAAGAGTTGAATATCAATAAGTTGCTAAAGCTGAGAGCGACTTACTTTCCTGGGGGAGGTCTGGTGGAGCGAACATCTTCATTCATGGAAGAGTATATATCTTTGGGAAAACAACTTTACATGGAACTTTTAATGGATGCTTCCAACCCTCTTGACAGCAGAATTAAAGTTATTACTGTTAACAAGTAATCTGTTTTCTAAAATAACCGCTACGCTTTATTTGTAAAATTACGGTTGTAAACTGTATAAAATGAAAAAGTTATCGCTAGGTGTGGCTGTTTTAATACTTCTGTTTTTTGCCGGGTGTGGAAGTAAAACAGACGAAGTTGAAAACAATGGTATGCTATTCCGATACAATGAGCCTGCAGGTTTGAAAACGTTGGATCCAGCAAAAGTTGTGCGTTTTGAAGATTTTATCGCTGTAGGAAACCTTTTTAACGGCTTGGTTACACTGGACAAAGATATGGTAGTCCAACCTGATTTAGCTGATTATTGGACCGTTTCTCAGGACGGAACAGAATACACGTTTTACTTGCGAAAAGGAGTTGTCTTTCACGATTCTAAGTACTTTAAGGAAGGAACTCGCGTGTTGGATGCGTATGACGTGGTATATTCTTATTTAAGAATCATGGACCCCGAGTTTGGCTCTCCGGGTAAGTATGTTTTTGCCAATGTTGATCGAGGCAAAAAATCAAATTATAAAGGAATTGTTGCCGTAGATGATTTTACCGTAAAGATTTTCTTGAAGAGACCACAACCAAGCTTTCTTTATCAGTTATCTCTTCCTTACGGTTTTATTGTTCCTCACGAAGTAGTAGATGCAGAAGGAGAAATGTTTGGTTTAAATCCTGTGGGTACAGGCCCTTTTAAATTAGTAAAATGGAAGCGAGATGTAAAACTGGTTCTTGGTAAGCATGAAAACTATTTTGAAGTGGATGATCAGGGTAATCCATTACCGTATTTAGATGCTGTTTCAGTATCTTTTATTGGAGATAAGCACTCAGAGTTGGTCCAATTCAAGAATGGAAATTTTGAAATGATCTCAGGGCTGAATGAAGGAGAAAAAGACGATATTCTCGACCTAAATGGAGAATTAGTTCCTGACCTTCAGGAAGAACATTACCTGATTAAAACTCCTTGGTTATACACAGAGTACCTTGGGATTTTGGTTGACAGTGATATCGATTTGGGAGAAAATCAAATTCTGATGAACCGAAAGGTAAGGCAGGCAATTGGGTATGCGATTGATCGAAAAGGACTCATCAAATATATTCGAAATGGTGTGGGTGTTCCTGCTAGCACAGGCTTTGTTCCAGAGGGAATGCCCGATTACGCTTCTTATGCGATTGACGGATTTGAATATGATCTCGATAAAGCAAAGAAACTGTTGCTGGAGTCTGGATATGCAGATGTGAACAATAAACCAAAAATTACACTGAGAGCCACGGTAGACTATAAAGGAATGTGTGAATACCTGCAAAAGCAATTAGATGATCTTGGACTAGATGTACAGATCGACATTATAGAGGGTTCATACATGAATACGACCATTGCGCAATTTGAAACGAATTTCTATCGTAAAAGCTGGATAGCGGATTTTCCCGATGCGATCAACTATTTTCAGTTGTTTTATAGTAAGAACTTCTATCCGGAAAATGGACTGAATTATACCCATTTCTCCGATCCAACCTATGATGAATTTTATGAAAAGGCACTGGTAGAAGATAGTGTTGAGCTTCGCTATTCTTACTACAAACAAATGCATCAAATCTTACACGAACAGGCTCCCGTGATTCCTATTTATTATGGAGAGACACTGAGATTCTATAATAAGTCTGTGAGTGGGGTAGAGAGCAATGCACTAAACATGTTGGATTTGACTCGGGTTAAAGTCAAATAAAAAAGGGAACTCGTAGAGTTCCCTTACATTCAATATCGTATTGATAACCTTAAGCAGCCTTCAGTGCTTTCTTCGCTTTTGCAGCTCGTTTAACAGCTTTTTTTACAGAAGACTTTTTACTCTTAACGACTTTCATCGCCTTCTTAACATCTTTCTTCTTCGCCTTTTTGTTTTTAGCAGCTTTAGCTAATTTTTTAGCCGCTTTTTTAGCTTTTTTTACAGCTTTCTTCTCTGCTTCTAAGGCTTTCATCGCCTTCTTAACTTCTTTTTTTAACTTTTTCTTTTTTGACATAATCGTTATTGTGTTAAATTAATGTTAAGACAAAGTTAACCGAAATTTAATAAAAGCAATGTTAAGTTTTTTAATCAATTGATAATGAAGTTATTGTGTGGTTAGTAAATTCTCTTATTGACTAAGTCCACCATTTCAGTACTTGAGAATATGCCCATGTATTGCCAGGTGATGTTTAGCGGTTGTGAATAAAGGAGGATACCAGAATCAGGGAAAAGTACATAACTTGCCGAAAACTCGTCATCATCTCCTGCTTCGATAAACCAGGGCCAATCAGTCGCTTCCGTTCCATTATAGAGACTCAGATTATTAGAGTCTTCGCCATTGTAGAGGAGTTTTAAATACTTAGATCGATTACTTACCCTGATTAAATTAGGAATAGGCTGACTACCAAGATTGGTGATCTTTACCGTAAATTTAACAGCATCACACGACTCTAATTGACGATTTGTATAGGTGTAGAAAGAGACCTCATTTTCAATCTTTACTGAGTCTCTTAAATAGTCTATGCTAACGGTGGATGCTTTTTCTGCCTTGTTTTGAGCGAGTAAAAATATAGTTGAGAAAATACTCAGTAATAGTAAAATGGGTTTCATAGGTCATTGGTTTGTACTTGAGTACAGGTTAAAAGACCTAGGGTTCACATTTAGAAGTTATTTTCTCTCCATTTTTCTTCGGAGATAGAGTAGATATTTACCGGACTGCCGTGAAACTCAATGTGGGTTTTCTCAATAGACATCCCATTCTTTTGAGCAACTCTAGCTGAGGCTATATTATCAATATGAATAATAGAAATTATTGAGGGAGAAAGGTTTTGGTTGAAGGCATACGACAAACACTTCTGAGAAGCTTCTGAAGCAAAACCCATTTTCCAGAATTTTGGAAGAATAGAATATCCTACCTCGAATCGTTTTTCGTTTTCAACCTCTTGGATGAGTATACCACATTGACCCACGAGTGCGCCAGAATTTTTATCCACGAGTACGTTCATTCCGCCAGTATCTTCACGGTAACGTTGTAAGCTCTTTTCAAACCACTTTTCGCACATCTGGGTAGGTGATAAATTAGTGTCCATTCCCAGAAATTTGGCAACATCCTTTTCAAAAAATAAAGGAAGCCAATCATCGAAGTCACCTTCCTCAAGCAGTCGAAAGCGCAATCGAGATGTTTCTTCTCCCGTGAGTAAATGTTTCATATTTTAAATGAAATTCTAGGACAGGACCTAAATAAATAACAAGAGTAAAGTTAAAACAACTCCAGCTAAAGTAAAATAAAGTCCTTTTTTTAGAATGTCTGTACCAGGCATATACATGAAGAATGCTGATATTACGAAGAAAAGTAAAGCAACTCCGAAGAATATATTTAAATAGAACAAAGGGTCTTTTGTTGAGGACTTATGAAGGTGAGTCATTTTATCTAATAAGTAAGGCAGCTCCATTTTCTTTGCTTTGACCATACCAGAAGTAGGATCATAGTTGCCATGTTCGAAATACAGAACTCCATGATCATTTCGCTGAAAGGAGCCTAGTCTTAACTCAGGATTAATCTCCTCCTGTGTCAAACCTTTTTCTATCTCTTTTTCTTTCACGACTTCTGATTTTAGAAAATCAGTTGTTCTGAAAATTAAGAGGATTCCACTTAAGGCATATACAGCCATTATTC
This genomic interval carries:
- a CDS encoding ABC transporter substrate-binding protein is translated as MKKLSLGVAVLILLFFAGCGSKTDEVENNGMLFRYNEPAGLKTLDPAKVVRFEDFIAVGNLFNGLVTLDKDMVVQPDLADYWTVSQDGTEYTFYLRKGVVFHDSKYFKEGTRVLDAYDVVYSYLRIMDPEFGSPGKYVFANVDRGKKSNYKGIVAVDDFTVKIFLKRPQPSFLYQLSLPYGFIVPHEVVDAEGEMFGLNPVGTGPFKLVKWKRDVKLVLGKHENYFEVDDQGNPLPYLDAVSVSFIGDKHSELVQFKNGNFEMISGLNEGEKDDILDLNGELVPDLQEEHYLIKTPWLYTEYLGILVDSDIDLGENQILMNRKVRQAIGYAIDRKGLIKYIRNGVGVPASTGFVPEGMPDYASYAIDGFEYDLDKAKKLLLESGYADVNNKPKITLRATVDYKGMCEYLQKQLDDLGLDVQIDIIEGSYMNTTIAQFETNFYRKSWIADFPDAINYFQLFYSKNFYPENGLNYTHFSDPTYDEFYEKALVEDSVELRYSYYKQMHQILHEQAPVIPIYYGETLRFYNKSVSGVESNALNMLDLTRVKVK
- a CDS encoding GNAT family N-acetyltransferase, which produces MKHLLTGEETSRLRFRLLEEGDFDDWLPLFFEKDVAKFLGMDTNLSPTQMCEKWFEKSLQRYREDTGGMNVLVDKNSGALVGQCGILIQEVENEKRFEVGYSILPKFWKMGFASEASQKCLSYAFNQNLSPSIISIIHIDNIASARVAQKNGMSIEKTHIEFHGSPVNIYSISEEKWRENNF
- a CDS encoding PepSY domain-containing protein, coding for MKQKTSMKMRVLHRYLGYFLAGIMAVYALSGILLIFRTTDFLKSEVVKEKEIEKGLTQEEINPELRLGSFQRNDHGVLYFEHGNYDPTSGMVKAKKMELPYLLDKMTHLHKSSTKDPLFYLNIFFGVALLFFVISAFFMYMPGTDILKKGLYFTLAGVVLTLLLLFI